TTCGATGATGAAAGAGAGGGATATATCTCCTATAGAAACGACCCCGTAAGTTGATTACTTAGGGAAAGTTCCTTGTATTTATAGCTTAGCAGCGAGTTGCTGAAGACCTTGGCTTGCTTCGTTGACAACAGCTACCCATTCGCCCATCGTTATCATTTGACGGTAGCCAGCTTCACCTAGAATAGGTCGAAAACGCTTGAGGGTTTCATCCATCTGCGCAACTCCATCACGAATGAGCGTCAATGCAGCAATCTCATCCCCAGTTAGAGGTCCCTCATGCTCCCCGATATTAGACATAGGGCCATTTTCACCTATAATGACTTTCATTGCCTCTACTACGGGCTTACCGGCTTCTTCCTTTTTCTTGGATTGCCCCGGAGTCAAGTACGCCGCCTCGATTAGCAATTCAACTGTTTCGCCTGAAGCCATTGCTGCTTCTCCCAGCTGCCTTACTGCATGTAGCCGATCGCTTTCAGATTTAGCATTAAGTAGTCCCTCTGCCCCATCGTGGAGCCGCTTAGCAAATAGTGAAGCATAGTTGTATTGCTCAGACAACCTTTGCCCTTGATCTGTCGTGTGTGTCTGCTGTGCTAATAAATATTTTGAATAAGATAAAATGACGAACGTTGATAACACTGTAATGATAATGTATAAAACAGGTATTGTGTAAGAACGCTTTTTATTTTCCGACATGCCTTTCCCCCGCAATCAAATAATAGCTCTTATTTTCCCCTTGCCCAATTACTTCAGACGTACGGTTTCCCCACCGTCAAAGAAATAGACGTAAGCCTCTTTAACAGGAATACCCATAATATGTCCAATAGCCTCGCTGTATCTCTCTACCTGGAACCGGTGCTTCTCCGCTGCATCCAAAGCACTGGAGCCTTTAAGCACATCCGTTTTGTAATCTATAAGCACGAGCCCTTCATCCTCAGCGAATAAGCAATCTATTACCCCTTGAATGATGACCGTTTCCTCAGACGACGCTTCGATTAAACCAGGATAGACCCGGTCTGCTTCAAGACCATAAGTAAAGGGAATTTCCCTCCACACCCTAGATGCTTTGCACAAGCGATTATACAAAGGCGTATGACAAAAGCCTGCTACAGCGGAAGCGTCTACACCCTCCCGCTGCTCTGCTGAAAGAATCTTGCGCTCCACTAACCGCTCAAGCAGCAATGCTATATGTTCAGCCGTCGTTCCTTCTTCAATCGGCAGATGCTGCATAACCAAATGAAAAGCCGTTCCCCGTTCCGCAGCAGTCATCTTGCGAGCAGACATGAATCTTGGGCGACGTAATTGAAAGGTAGATGGCCCCCTAACATTCGGAAGCTGGCCATCCTCCTCCGACCACCCTTCTGCTTCATGCCGTTCTTGCGAATCATCAGGTGAAGACACCGATGAGTAAGGCATTGAGCTCGCAAGCTGAATTTGATTTTTCATGGCCGTAATGGAAGTCTTTGCCGCGACCTGTGAAGCCGCTATATCCTTGTACTGCCAAGATAATATACGGGCAACTTGGTCAGACGTCTCATTTTCGGTCAATTCAACCTTTTCACCGTCTAAAACAGTATTCCAAAGCTGTCCCTCGCTTGGGTTCGAATCATGCTTCTCTTCAACCTGACGGGTAAAAGTAACCGCAGGCACGATACGACACACCCATTGCCGCATAGGATCAGCAACTTCACTTGCTAGGACAGCCGCTGGTCCTAACCAATCTAAGTACTTGCTCGCCGCCGCCACAGCATAAGGAGGGAGTCCCTTATCAGCCATTGCCGCGGTTTCACACCATTGCTCCCATTGCTTGCTGGCATCCTTGCTTGTTCCTACTAGATACAGCTTCTCTTTAGGGCGTGTAAGCGCCACATAGAGCACCCGCATCTCCTCTGCCAGCATCTCTGCCGCAAGCTTTCGACGGATCGCTAGCTGAGGCAACGTCGGATAAGTGACACGAGTGTCAGCTTCCAGCATTCTTGGACCAAAGCCAAGCTTCTTGTGCTTTAGGAAAGCTCCATTTAAATCTCTTCGATTAAAATTCCTGCCAAGTCCTGCCGCAAAAACAATCGGAAACTCAAGCCCCTTGCTTCTATGAATGGATACGATACGTACGAGGTTCTCACTCTCTCCGAGTGCGCGCGCTGCACCTAAGTCAGCCCCGGTATCTCGCATCCTCCCCAGAAAGCGTAGAAACCGGAATAAGCCTCTGAATCGAGAGGACTGCTCATACTGGACTGCACGATTAACAAGAGCCCGCAAATTGGCTTGCCGCTGCCCTCCGCCCGGTAGCCCGCCTACATAGTCATAATAGCCCGTTTCACGGTACAGCATCCAAAGCAGATCACCTAATGGTTCTCTTCTTGCAAAGTCTCTCCATTCATCCAGCTTGCGAACGAATGCTGCGAGAGCCTGATGCAGTCCTTCTCCATACACATTGTGTCCATCTTCGTCTATAGCATCGTCTCCCGATCTGGAGGCAGCTTGAACAGCTTCCCAGAACGAGCCATTTCGTCTAGCCAGACGTATTTGGGCTAATTGCTCAGCCGTAAAGCCTGCTATTGGCGACCTTAGTACACCTGCTAGAGGAATATCCTGATGAGGATTATCAATTATTGAAAGCAAGCTTAAAAGAATATCCACCTCAGTAGCGGCAAAATAACCCGTCGCTAAATCAGCATAAGCAGGAATGCCTGCAGCCTTCAGCTCGTCTATGAAAGCAGGAGCTAGCGCTGTTACCGCACGCAACAAAATAACGATGTCTCTATATTGCACTGGTCGATACAGCTTCGATTTGCCATCATAGACTGCGAATCGCTGCTGGTCATCACCATCTGCTACCATCAGCTTACGTATTTCCTCGGCAATGCATCTCGCCTCTAGCTGTGCCGCTTCTACGTCCTCTGTTTCCTCCGTTATCCCCTCGGTCGTGGACGCCCCACTTTCACCAGCTTCAGTGCCTGCCCCCTCAGCAGCAGGCCCCTGGGAGCTATTTTCGGATTTCACTGCTGCTGAGTCCAACAAAATCAATTCTACACGGTATGGATTTGACTTATCCGCATCAGGGTAGCCTTCCCCATAGATGAGCTCAGCTCGTTCATCGTAATTCATTTCCCCTACAGGCTCATGCATAATAAGCTGGAACACATGATTAACCGCGTTGACGATTTCCCGGCGACTTCGGAAATTTTTGGCCAAATCAATGCGTAATCCATCGGGATCGCTTGCGAACGTTTCGGAGCCTGAATCAGTAGAAGCATTACCCTCCTCCGAAAATAGCGAAGTAAAGGCTTCATAGGTTTTGTATTTGTTTAGGAACAGACCTGGCTCCGCCAACCGAAACCGGTAAATGCTCTGTTTAACATCGCCAACCATAAATACATTGCCTGGCTCTTTTCTAGCAATAAGGGCAACAATAGCTTCCTGAACCTCGTTCGTATCCTGGTATTCATCCAAATAAATTTCTGAGAATCGATCGCGGAAATTGAGCGCTGCCAATGAGGGTACGCTTTGCTCCGGCGTCGAAGAAGCATCACGCAAAATACGCAACGCATAGTGCTCCAGATCCCCGAAATCTAATAAGCCCTTCGCCCGCTTTGCTTGCTCGTAGCGTTCACCAAATTGTACAGCCAGCTCAGCCAGCTGTTCCATTGCAGGAGCTAGTGAATGGAGCTCTGCAGCATATTGCTCCGGAGAGCGAACGAGCCACTCCTCAGATAGCCTTCCTGCGGCTTTCTTCGCGGCATCTCTCAAACCTTTAACTCGCTCAATTAAGCTAACGTCATACTCATCACCTTTACAGGCTTTTAACCGTCCGAAAGAGATGTCCGCAGCAGCGGCTTGCCAATCCTCCCACGTCCCTTGGTAAAATGCCTCAGCGACTCTTTCAAGACCGTCAATATCGGCAAATAAAGTATCGATATACGGCTCCGGGCCACCAGGCTCATGAGCTATTCGCAAGGCGCCTCTTAACATGTGCAGCGCTCCTTGCAGCAATAAAACAGCATCATCACGCAAGCTTTTGACCCATAATGAGTGAAGTAGCGTATCTGCTTGAGCTTCCTCAAACTGACTTGCCATCTGCTGTAGCCAATATTCAGGCCAAGGGTGACTTCCAGCAAATTCATGCAGCTCCAACACAAGGCGGTGGAGTGGCTCATCGCTTCTCTCCCCACCGAACCGGTCAGCAAGTGACGACAGCGGTCCTAACTCCCCTTCGCTCTCATAGCGTTGCTCAAACAGCTCATCAAGTGTATCCATGCGTAGAAGCTCCGCTTCCGTTACATTCGCCATTCGAAAGCCGGGGTCTAGCTCGATAAGTGGGGCATAACGTTCTACTATTTCTAAGCAAAAGGAATGTAACGTCGTCACAAATGCTCTTGGAAGCAAAGCAATCTGCCGGCGCAAATGTCGGGAATCCGGATTTTTCTCCAGCGCCTCCTCCAGAGCGTGCCGAATTCTTTCCTTCATCTCAGCTGCAGCTGCCTTTGTGAAGGTAGCTACGAGCATAGCATCTACATCCAATGGCCGATTCTCATCCGCTATTCTTGATATCATTCTCTCAACGAGCACCGCTGTTTTACCAGAACCAGCTGCTGCTGCTACAAGCAGGTTAGAACCATCTGCGTTAATGGCCGCCCATTGCTCATCCGTCCAACGACTATTTTCTGGCTTAATAGGCCATTCTCTCATCTGTTTCAATAAGGCTCCCTCCCTTGCGCTTCGTTCGCGAGCCGCTGCCATAATTCCTCCCGGCTTCCGGGCTTATGTAGTGACTGATAGGCGTTACCTTCAACCTGGCTATCAAAATGGCAAACAGGTCGGAAATCACAATACGTGCATGGACTACGTTTATCAAGCCGATACGGTGTAATAGCAACGTCCCCATCAATAATTCGTTTGCCAATTCTGCGAATTTGCGAGCGTACTGACCCTCTCAGCACCTCCCATTCACTCTGGTTCGCAACTTGCGATCGCGCCGAGAAGGTACCATCCTTCTTGAATTCCACAGGCACGACCGCTGATTTGTTAGCTTGATTCAGAGATTCGTCCATTAGCTTAACGGATTCTCCATCCGATAATAACAAGCCTTGCATTCTATATTCACGGAACAAAGCATTTTTGGCTTCGTCCTTAGGCATTCCGTTAGGTGTAAGCAGTAGCGGGTTTTGCACGTGAAAATATAGCACTCCCACAGGCTTGGCAGGCTGCCCAAGCCAATGCGGCGCATGAGAAACGACGACATCCAAATAGGTCAGCATTTGCAAGGATAAGCCGTGAGCAACCTCATCAAGTCTCAGTTTCATTGCGCTAGACTTGTAATCCATAATTCTCAAGAGCAGACCTGATGAGGACTGCGCCGCGTCAACTCGGTCGATCTTACCTGCAATGTCCATCCAGCGACCTCCGTCCAATTCGAACGACAATGCTGGTAGCAGGCCTTGCGGACCAAAGCTCATCTCGAGCCCGACTGGCTTAAAAGCAGACAATGCAGCATGCTCACCCAGAATGGTGGAAGCTTGCATCACAATGTCACGAAGCTTGCGCGCCATAACCTGATGCCGGTTTGAGGACAATAAGATCTGTGATTGAACGCGAGGTAACAGCTTGTCTACTGCTGCAGCGGCTTCTATTTGCCAGCGTAAGGCATCCATCCCCGCTTGTCCTTCTGCGAATAGCTTCTCCGTTGTCTGACGAAGAGCAGCATGAAACAGCTGACCGATATCTGGAGAATCAACCCGAAATAGACGACGCTCCTGCAGCTTTAAGCCATGCACGGCAAAATGCTGGAATGGACATGCGATAAAACGTTCCATCCGGGATACGCTGGCCAAGAGCCTGTCCCCATAAAGCAACCGACTTGTTTCCGGCGCAAGAGGCTTTTCTTCATTCGTATAATTCAAGGATGAAATAAGAGAGCTCAGCCGATGCTTCCAGCCCTCCTGCTCCCTGAGCCAGTTATAGACGGACCACCAACCAGCGGTAAGTGTTTCCCCTTGTCTCCAGCTTCTTAATCTAGTTAGCAGGTGAGTAATTGCTCTTCCCGGATGTACAGCAAAATCAAGCTGCTCAGCATCCGATTGCGTCTCTTGGGGCTCAGCTGCAATTTTCTGAACGGGGATGCCGGGAAACCTTTTCTTTAATTTCCCTATCCACTCCGACGGAAGCAAGCCTTGCCCCTCCTCATCGGCTAACGGATAGCTAACCCACAGGTGACGGGATGCAGTCGTCAAGGTTAAATAAGCCAAGAAGGATTCGTCTAACAACCGTCTTCTCGAGTCCGGAGCCATGGACAGTCCCGTCACCGCCAGTTGGTCCCTCTCTTCTTCCGCGAGCAATCCATTTTCTGAAATACGCATCGGGAGCACGCCATCATTAACGCCCAGCAAATAAACGACCTGAACGCGATCAGAGCGAGTTCTCTCAGGGCTTCCAATCAAGACACTATCTAATGACGGAGGAACGGCGCCTAGCTTGAGCTCCTCTAAGCCAGAGTCAACCATTCCAGCAAACAGAGGCAAATCTGGGGATTGTTCACCCATTAGCTCCACTAGCTGGTCTAATAAATGAATGACCCCATCCCATAAAGGACGATGAACCGCCATTTTACCTGGCTTACCGTCGGAGCTGTCCTCTCTACTCCAGCTTTCGAGCTTATCCGCAGCACCTGTATCCTCAAGAAAATAATATAAGCTTTCACAAAGCTCTCTTGTAGAGCCCGCTGAATTCATTCTTTCCTCCAAG
This portion of the Cohnella abietis genome encodes:
- the addB gene encoding helicase-exonuclease AddAB subunit AddB codes for the protein MSLRLITGRSGSGKTTYCLDEIRGKLLQDSQGAPLILLVPEQATFQAEYAMVTTPGLNGFMRAQVLSFRRLAFRIMQETGGSAVIPIHDNGKAMLLHKVLEARRESLRLFRGGKAETGLISRINDLLTEMKRYGISSAKLSEQAVAAANQAERHKKTSLLADKLHDLSMIYSEMEQQLVGHWLDGEDMLGWLAKGAESSSFLKGSEIWLDGFHGYTPNEYAVIEALVKKADKVSVTLCLDQPYGAGERPDELDVFHPTAETSAQLCEIAQLAGVKLEAPLVLNPEVLPRFKDNPMLAFLEQNWSNRRQWNGDEMLLQPEHPLCGLSLHAAVNRRAEAEAVARDMLRRVREEGSRWRDMALFIRRIEDYGDLLAAVFGDYGIPYYLDGKKSVSHHPFVEFIRSALECVTGGWKAEAVFRCAKTDLLGTPDRLITRDEIDRLENYTLAAGIDGWRWKSPQAWFSLYRGDLEEEGVSSRAEETMKELLEVRDALLKPLLSLEERMNSAGSTRELCESLYYFLEDTGAADKLESWSREDSSDGKPGKMAVHRPLWDGVIHLLDQLVELMGEQSPDLPLFAGMVDSGLEELKLGAVPPSLDSVLIGSPERTRSDRVQVVYLLGVNDGVLPMRISENGLLAEEERDQLAVTGLSMAPDSRRRLLDESFLAYLTLTTASRHLWVSYPLADEEGQGLLPSEWIGKLKKRFPGIPVQKIAAEPQETQSDAEQLDFAVHPGRAITHLLTRLRSWRQGETLTAGWWSVYNWLREQEGWKHRLSSLISSLNYTNEEKPLAPETSRLLYGDRLLASVSRMERFIACPFQHFAVHGLKLQERRLFRVDSPDIGQLFHAALRQTTEKLFAEGQAGMDALRWQIEAAAAVDKLLPRVQSQILLSSNRHQVMARKLRDIVMQASTILGEHAALSAFKPVGLEMSFGPQGLLPALSFELDGGRWMDIAGKIDRVDAAQSSSGLLLRIMDYKSSAMKLRLDEVAHGLSLQMLTYLDVVVSHAPHWLGQPAKPVGVLYFHVQNPLLLTPNGMPKDEAKNALFREYRMQGLLLSDGESVKLMDESLNQANKSAVVPVEFKKDGTFSARSQVANQSEWEVLRGSVRSQIRRIGKRIIDGDVAITPYRLDKRSPCTYCDFRPVCHFDSQVEGNAYQSLHKPGSREELWQRLANEAQGREPY
- the addA gene encoding helicase-exonuclease AddAB subunit AddA translates to MREWPIKPENSRWTDEQWAAINADGSNLLVAAAAGSGKTAVLVERMISRIADENRPLDVDAMLVATFTKAAAAEMKERIRHALEEALEKNPDSRHLRRQIALLPRAFVTTLHSFCLEIVERYAPLIELDPGFRMANVTEAELLRMDTLDELFEQRYESEGELGPLSSLADRFGGERSDEPLHRLVLELHEFAGSHPWPEYWLQQMASQFEEAQADTLLHSLWVKSLRDDAVLLLQGALHMLRGALRIAHEPGGPEPYIDTLFADIDGLERVAEAFYQGTWEDWQAAAADISFGRLKACKGDEYDVSLIERVKGLRDAAKKAAGRLSEEWLVRSPEQYAAELHSLAPAMEQLAELAVQFGERYEQAKRAKGLLDFGDLEHYALRILRDASSTPEQSVPSLAALNFRDRFSEIYLDEYQDTNEVQEAIVALIARKEPGNVFMVGDVKQSIYRFRLAEPGLFLNKYKTYEAFTSLFSEEGNASTDSGSETFASDPDGLRIDLAKNFRSRREIVNAVNHVFQLIMHEPVGEMNYDERAELIYGEGYPDADKSNPYRVELILLDSAAVKSENSSQGPAAEGAGTEAGESGASTTEGITEETEDVEAAQLEARCIAEEIRKLMVADGDDQQRFAVYDGKSKLYRPVQYRDIVILLRAVTALAPAFIDELKAAGIPAYADLATGYFAATEVDILLSLLSIIDNPHQDIPLAGVLRSPIAGFTAEQLAQIRLARRNGSFWEAVQAASRSGDDAIDEDGHNVYGEGLHQALAAFVRKLDEWRDFARREPLGDLLWMLYRETGYYDYVGGLPGGGQRQANLRALVNRAVQYEQSSRFRGLFRFLRFLGRMRDTGADLGAARALGESENLVRIVSIHRSKGLEFPIVFAAGLGRNFNRRDLNGAFLKHKKLGFGPRMLEADTRVTYPTLPQLAIRRKLAAEMLAEEMRVLYVALTRPKEKLYLVGTSKDASKQWEQWCETAAMADKGLPPYAVAAASKYLDWLGPAAVLASEVADPMRQWVCRIVPAVTFTRQVEEKHDSNPSEGQLWNTVLDGEKVELTENETSDQVARILSWQYKDIAASQVAAKTSITAMKNQIQLASSMPYSSVSSPDDSQERHEAEGWSEEDGQLPNVRGPSTFQLRRPRFMSARKMTAAERGTAFHLVMQHLPIEEGTTAEHIALLLERLVERKILSAEQREGVDASAVAGFCHTPLYNRLCKASRVWREIPFTYGLEADRVYPGLIEASSEETVIIQGVIDCLFAEDEGLVLIDYKTDVLKGSSALDAAEKHRFQVERYSEAIGHIMGIPVKEAYVYFFDGGETVRLK